AGGAGTCTGTGTTTGATCCAGAAGATGGTCAGGTACTTGACAATGAGCCTACACGCAAACCACAGCTTCCCACTCCCCTACCACAATCATCAGTGTTCGTCTCAGTGGATGAGTGGCAAACCGTCCGATCTGGGGGCGAGGAGCTTGGCCGCTGGATTGTGAGCTCTGAAGAGATTGAATTTGTTGATTGGGTTGGCCAAAATTCGTTCAAGGGAATTCACAGAGGAAGGAAGGTTTGGGTCAACAAATTGAGGGGTTGTGACATGGGAAGTGCTTATGATGTTGAAATCCGTCAGGACTTGTTGCAGTTGATGAGCTGTGGCCAGAAGAACATCCTCCAGTTCCATGGTATTTGCTTCAATGAGAGCCATGGACTCTGCATAGTAACTAGGATGATGGAAGGAGGTTCAGTTCATGATATCATCATGCAGAGAAACAAGAGACTGTCACTCCGAGACACGGTCAGGATTGCTCTTGATGTTGCTGATGGTTTGGCATTTATGAACAGCTATGGCATTGCCTACCGTGATCTTAATGCGCAAAGGATCCTACTAGACAGGCAAGGAAATGCCTGCCTTGGGGATATGGGCATTGTTACCCCTTGTAATAATGCCGGTGAGGTTACTGAGTATGAGACGTCTGGGTATCGCTGGCTAGCACCAGAGGTTAGTTTTCTTGACTTTATTTACTGTGGAATCTTAATACTGGCTAGAAGTGCTCTTTCAGATTGTGAGTTTAGTTTCAAAGTGCTGTTTCAGATTGTGAGTTTAGTTCCAGCATACTAGAGGTTCTAGGAGGTAGTTACTCTATGTTAGCTAGCAGGCATTTCTTGGAATTATTAAACGACCCATTCTGTAAATACACATTAGTAGGATCGAAGTATGTGATGTTCATGAATgatgaaacatttttttttcttatcatcctGTGTAACGTCAATTCCCATGTACAAACTGCGACGCATAGTAATGCTTGATTTTACTGTCAACTTGATATTCTTCTGTTATAGATCTGAGCAGAACATAAAATTCCAACagactgaaaaaaaaaactgctttGATCTCGCCAAACTGAAATTTTTCTGCGGTAAATCAGCATGTCGATTACTATCTCATGTCCACTCTGCAGACAGGAGTTGTGGTCCTAATATTGTTTCCTTCATCATCCTTCGACAGTCATTCCTAGTTTTTATGACATAGTGAACTTGTTCTTACATGAAGTTACCACCATGCTGCATTACAGATCATCGCCGGAGATCCTGAAAGCGTGTCGGAGACCTGCATGAGCAACGTCTACAGTTACGGAATGGTCCTGTGGGAGATGGTCACGGGCGAGGAAGCATACTCCACGTACTCGCCGGTGCAAGCAGCGGTGGGGATCGCGGCCTGCGGACTGAGGCCGGAGATACCAAGAGACTGCCCTCAGTTCCTGAGGTCGCTGATGACCCGGTGCTGGGACAATTGCCCTCTGAAGCGCCCTCAGTTCTCAGAGATCATATCCACCCTGCAAAGGCAGGTCATCAgatagttttttcttttcttttcatcacCATTGTGCTATATATGTTTGCCATGTGTTTGGCTGCTGATTGCCAAATCATGCAGGAAACTGCATGTGAGAAAAAGTATAATATATGTGCAAAGGCttgatatatatacatattgcTAGCTGCATATCACACTATCCTGTTGCTTGAGGTGGTCCAGTCATAAGTCACTATGAAAAATGAGAGAGCATCAAGGATTTATAATAGAAGGATCTGCAGGACGAAGGACAGTTGTTTTTACCTGCCCTGTCCTCTACCACAACCTAACTGTACAGTTCAATATATTTAAACGAGCAATGCAATGCTTCTGGGACACTTGGATGCAGATTGCCATTCTGCTATAAACAAGGCTGGATCTGCCGGGGGGGGTCAAGATATGTTGATAGCTCTTGAGATCCTTCGTTGTTTGACCCGCTCAAGATTGCGACTGCCGACTGGTAATGTGGGCCAAAATTTTAACACTATCGTTTCAACAACATCTGCTGCTTCGGCTCTGGCCCCATGACCACGAGGCCATGGCTTTGTTGGAGATCCTCACCAGGTTGTGTATATGGTTGTCTACGTGGCATTTAGACGACCAAAGGACAAATTAAGGCTCTAACTGCTTGTGTACAAGGTTGTTTAAATTTAGACATTGTCTAAATTTTTCTCCACAATGTTATATAGACGATCCAAGCACAATGTCCAAATGCTCACTAGAGATGATTTAGCTATGGAGACGAGAGAGAATATAGACAAGTTGCATATAGACAAGCCGCTGGAGAATTGTAAAATCGTAAATGAAACTTTTTTTAGACCGTGATCTAAATGAAGATATAGACAAACAAATATACACGACTTGCTGAGGATGCTCTTGGCGTGCCCATGTGCGGATCCGCCTCCATGGTCGTCTTTATCGTTTTGTTTCCAAGGAACAGTTCATACCTACGACTTTGTCACTCCTGCATGctgatttcttttcttattttatCATCCTGGTTCGGGGGTCCCAAGCACCAGCTCCTTCGATGAACGTGATTTGATTGCTATGATAAACGATGGTACGACGGTGTCTGTCACCTCAATTATTTTCGTTGTGTCTTGGAACTGGTTTTTAGATCTGCGTCCACGCCTCCGGCGACTTCCGCAGGCCAGTTTGGAACGGGGAATCTGTTGGTCGACTTCagatcaaaattcaaaaccgAGCGCCACTTCTTCTTAAACAAAAAGATGCATTCTGCTCCACTTTATAATCCGACAAGCAAATACGGACTAGTGCAAACAAACTAGATCAAGCTTATATCTAAAGAGGATCACGAACGCGCAAGATTAGTAACGAGTTGTCAGCTCACTCGTGAATAAATCGAGCTGGACACGACTCCTGAATCTGTTAAATAGAAATTCAGAGATAAGATAACTGTCACCGAGCCGCAACGGGGAGACAGAAAGAGGCCTCGTAACAGTGACCGTTGGCGACCGTGAGATGCGCCTGTCGCCGTCGATCTACCGGGCCGACGGCTCCGGTAGTCCGGTCCCGCTCACGTACGTATAGGTACAGCAGGCCACACAGGCCCGACACGGCTTTGCAGGACCGGCATGGAGCTGAGCAGCTGACACTGTCCATGGCTCCGCGCCCGGGCACCCCCCGGATCGCCGCAGGAGCATCCGATGAAGCTGCTCTTTCCACAATTCCATcgatggaaaaaaagaagagttcATCTTGAAGAACCTACCATTAGGCATTTATTTAGGCTAGTATCATCACTGCACTGTCGTGTACAGCAAACAATTGAGAATTGAAGTGCAGAACCGTGACGCGTCCGCTCAGCTCATCAAGCGTGCAACGCATGCGCgcgtctgtctgtctgtcgcTGGTGCAGTTGCCTTCGAACTTCGAATCGTGCCATGAATTTTCTCTGCGGGTCCCCTCAACGCTGTCACGCAGCTCTCGCTGAAGACGCATTAAACGCGCGCCTTTCTTCCCGTCCTTGCTCCTTggcaatggcatgcatgcGGCGTGCCTGATGCCTCCTGCCGTGCGTTGGcggcagaagcagcagcgaATGCATTCATCAAAGCGCGcgatgaatgaatgaatgaatgggCATGGCAGGCTGGTGCAGCAGTACCGCACCCCCTTTACAAATTACAAGGACGACACAGGCTGGGGGGTCTGAGACAATTCCGTAGCTACAGCCTACAGATAGACTGCTCGCAGAACTAAACGCACGGGGGCGGGGCCACTGGATGTGACAGCACGATATGGATGAGTAAATTGCACATTCCACCGTCTTCGAGAGGGTTGCTGAGGAGAACACCCACTCTATGATTTTTTTCCGGAAAACAACCACTCGACGTCTAATCCATTGCGGTAAGGTTCTAATCCTCGTTTGCGCGTGTCAAACAACTttctgaccggtgggacccaaaGATCAGAGCCACGCTGGCTGGCCCGGCTTGCCACACTGGAGCCACGTTGCCACACTGGAAAAACCCACTCGCGTACGACGACCTGGAGGCCGCCACGTCCCActtcgccgacgccgcgctgCTCGGGAGGGGCAGCCATGGGGCAGTTTACAAGGTAACCTAGCGTCCCGGTCGGCGCGAAGTTGCGGCATTGCTGGCGGCGTCGGGCACGCGGAGCACCAGGCCGAAGTCGCCGAGGTGCGCGTCGAGGTTGGCGTCGAGGAGGATGTTGGCGGACTTGACATCCCGGTGAATGACGGCGGGCGCGGCGTCGTGGAGCGC
This is a stretch of genomic DNA from Brachypodium distachyon strain Bd21 chromosome 1, Brachypodium_distachyon_v3.0, whole genome shotgun sequence. It encodes these proteins:
- the LOC100837752 gene encoding serine/threonine-protein kinase STY46, translated to MAAALECWSGRPSTDEEMVEQVLMKPHTRSDGSLPTCADSAGAGEPTSGPAAPKKWQRLGRNFAGAIAAFKNTLNLDNGGLPRDPSPRAGGEKPPLLLRGLAQLYSRGGAAQQLPEKLVSDLRRHFDALPNSYAQAGFDMKDVLLHARLVEQAAGEDQPAVSIEEVHGRESGGEGTVFQLTFACNAPLSWQSMSPSLDSPFFSCKKIQIFEKRGLTLGVVMIIVQSGNEELFKTRVEAALKSATKKQRKNSGGGVKLPFGLCGCQEEGSRNFDEESVFDPEDGQVLDNEPTRKPQLPTPLPQSSVFVSVDEWQTVRSGGEELGRWIVSSEEIEFVDWVGQNSFKGIHRGRKVWVNKLRGCDMGSAYDVEIRQDLLQLMSCGQKNILQFHGICFNESHGLCIVTRMMEGGSVHDIIMQRNKRLSLRDTVRIALDVADGLAFMNSYGIAYRDLNAQRILLDRQGNACLGDMGIVTPCNNAGEVTEYETSGYRWLAPEIIAGDPESVSETCMSNVYSYGMVLWEMVTGEEAYSTYSPVQAAVGIAACGLRPEIPRDCPQFLRSLMTRCWDNCPLKRPQFSEIISTLQRQVIR